From the Nostoc sp. PCC 7107 genome, the window TCTAAAGCCTGGGAATATTCCCCAAACAAGAAACACAAACAAAGTTTGTTTATGAACAACAACCATAAGCCTGATTGATCGCCACTTTGATGTAGCGTCTCCAGCATAATGGTTTCATCCATTGTTTCCCCAGTGAGGATAATCGGATTAGTTGTTTGTCCCAGCAAATTTAGAACGGACTGTTGACAGGGTTTTATAAAGTTCAAAGCTGTCTGCTGACCAATTTGCTGGATGCCGTGGCTATATATATTGATGTTCTGAATCAAATCATTTAAAGGCTGTCCAGTCAAATATAAATGTAAGCAATAAGTAAACCCGGCAAAACCAGCAAATACCAAGTCCCCGGCTTCTAAGCCACTCCTGTAGGCTTGCTGCAAGGGCGCTAGGGTTTCTTGAGTATGGTGTGTGCAGAATGTAATGAAATAATTGTTGAGAACTAGTGTGCGTCCGTAAAACTCTTTTTCATTCAATTTTTCGCAGAGTTGGAGGGCTAGTTGTCCAAACTCATACCCTGTTGAGAAGTCTTCTAAGATGCTACACAGCAATAACCCATAACCAACATAACCAACAACAGAAGTGTTGGCATTACCGTACTGGAGTGACAATTCTACTTGTTTCAAAGTCACTAGGGGAAATAATACTGGATTACAAGCATATGTAGCAGCCCCAACCTTGATCAAAATACGCATAGCAGCCAAAACCGTTGGATCAGTCATCGGCGGGAGATGGAGTAACTCAGCCGCCGATCGCCCATTTAGTTGTAGTGCGATCGCGGGAAATGCTGCGGGAATTTCCTCTGGTACAGGCTGTTTTGGTAGATGAATACCTAACTGACTCAGTACGTCTAAGGCCATCTCAATGGCAAAAGTAAATTTACCTTGGTTGGTGTAAGCTTCTAGCTTCACTTCCGCAATTTTGACGATATCAATCAGGGTTTGAGCTTGTTGCTGAATTTCTTTAGCATAACGCTCCATCTCATCCAGATTACCTTTTAAATAAGCCGCTTCTGCTGCTAAGTTGTGCAGATGCAGTGTGAGCGAATAGTACTCATCCCATGCAGATTCACCTAATAACTCTAATCCACTAGTGGCATAGTCAAAAGCACTAGTATAAGCAGTGGCTACCAGTGCCTTTTGACTGGCTTTGAGGTTACATTCTGCCAGTAAAACTTTTTCGGCTATGTCGGTAATTAAGCTTTGCCCTAAGTTCAGTTGACTGACAATTTCAAAAATGTGTTCTTCTTGTTTCTGCTCAGAAATTTCTTGCAGTAAGAGTCTGCCAATTTGGAGATGAGTGGCTTGCTTTTCCTCATCGGGTATTAATGAATATGCAGCTTGCTGAACACGATCATGGAGAAACTTATAGGTAACAAATTCAGCATTTTGATCAGTTAAACTTTGATTTTCTTGTCCTACATAAAATTTGTAAACTTCACTTTGTGGTAAGATTAATCCTGCTTGTAATGCTTGCCACAAATTAGCCGCAATTAATTTAACTGATTGTTGGCTAACAACTCCTAAAGTTTTTAAATCAAATTGATTACCTATACAAGCTGCCAATTGTAATACATTTTGAGTAGATGATGGCAATTTTTGCAACTGTAACGCCATAAATTCTACCACATCATCAGTGAGCGATCGCTGGTTGATTTGAGCAATATCACATTGCCAAAAGCCTTGAGAAAAATTAAATTCAATTAGCCCATCTTGTTGTAATGATTTGAGAAATTGTGTGCTAAAAAATGGATTGCCTTGAGTTTTTTGATATATCAGATTAGCCAATGGCAAAGAGGCTTCTGCTGTACAAACTAAAGTGTCAGCAACTAACTGATTTAAATTTGATTCACTCAGAGTTTGTAAGTTAATTGTCTTAACTCTGGCATTAATCTGATTAATTTCCTCTAATGTCAACATCAAAGGATGTCCCGGAAATACTTCATTATTTCGATAAGCTCCAATTAATAGCAGATACCCACTATTAACTTCACTCATTAATAATTTAATTAATTGGAGCGAAGCTGAATCAGCCCATTGCAAATCATCTAAAAATATGACTAAAGGATGTTCTTTAGTCGCAAATATTTGAATAAAACTTTGGAGTAATAAATTAAAGCGATGTTGCGCTGTTGTTCCTGATAATTCTTGTACGGGTGGTTGTTGACCGATAATTTTTTCTAAGTGGGGAATAACGTCAATAATTACCTGGGCATTGTCTCCTAAAGCTTGGAGAATTTTATATTGCCATTCTTTTAATTTTTGGTCAGTTTCGGTTAATAACTGCCCGATTAAATCGCTGAGGACTTGGACAAAAGCCGAAAAGGGAATATTCCGGTTGAATTGGTCAAATTTCCCTTTAATAAAATAACTGCGTTGTCTGACAATCGGTTTATGGACTTCGTTAACAACCGCAGTTTTGCCAATTCCCGAAAAACCAGCAACCAGAATGAATTCGCTACAGGAGTTGGATGATTCTTGAACAGTAGCAATGCGCTCAAATGCTGCCAGAATTTGCTCAACTTCAGTTTCTCTGCCGTATAATTTTTCGGGGATAATAAAGCGATCGCAAATATCCCATTCACTAATATCAAAGTTGACAATTTTTCCGGTTTTTGTTAAATGCGAAAGGCAGATTTCTAAATCATGTTTTAATCCTAAAGCACTCTGATAGCGGTCTTCAGCATTCTTCGCCATCAGTTTCTGGATAATATGATTCAGCACTTGAGGAATCTGCTCACTGTTTACTGAAGGAGGCATTTTCGCAATGTGACAATGCACCAACTCCATCAAGTCTTCAGATTTGAAAGGTAATTCTCCTGTTAACAGTTCAAAAAATGTCACCCCCAAGGAATAAAAATCACTGCGATAATCAATCCCACGATTCATCCTTCCAGTTTGTTCGGGGGATAAATAAGCCAGGGTTCCTTCTAAAATGTTGGGGTTAATGAGAGTTTGAGTTTCTTTAGGTAGAAGCGAAGCAATACTAAAATCTATGAGCTTAATTTCGTGAGTTTTTGGGTTAATTAAAATATTTGCGGGTTTGATATCTTTGTGAATGACCCGGTTTTGATAAAGATAGTGCAGGATATCGCACATTTGCAGCGCAATGATCAAAAATTCCTGCAAGCCTAACTTTTGATTTCTCAGATATTCTCGTAATGAGAGACCACCAAAATCGGGCATGACTAAAGCATAGGCATTGCGATATATTTCTAAACTTAAAGGACAAACAATCCCAGAAAAATCTAAATCTTTCGTAATTGTGTACTGATTGTGAAATTGTAAGAGTTCGCTAAAGGTGGGATATTCGCGGTTGAGTAATTTAATGACGACAGATTTTTGATCTGCTGCTCGAATACCTCGGTAGACTACAGTTCTAGAACCTGCATAGAGTTGTTCTGTTAGGTTGTAACCGGGAATGACTGCCATTGCATCCACAGGAATAATCATTGTACATACCTCAGAACAGAATTTTTAGTGCGAAATTAATACATCTATTATTCCCGTAGTTTAAGTATTGTTAACAGTAAAACTTTTTCTCTAGTAGTAAATTTGTCAAAACTTAGGCACAAAGATTGGGTGTACACATATCTTGCACCAAGGGACTAAAGTCACGGCTACACAGACAAAACCCTTGATTTTACGTTATTCCGCGTGGTGCGCCAAGCGCAGCGCAAGCGCGATAGGCGGACTTCGGTTGTATAGCCGCGAATTCCATTTGCTGGGGCTAGGTGCAAGATGTGAATGTAGGGGTATAAGGCTTTTGAATACCTACACCCTGCTCTAAAACCTGAATTTTCCGTTTTTTGCGTCAGTCTTATCAACTAGTACTACGTCTAGGACACAACTTTTTTACTTGTCTTGGCATCTAAAAATGGTAATGTTGCTTCTGTCACTTCAGCGGCATACTCTTCATACATTCCCAATGTGCCAGGAAGTATCAGTGATTGAATATCGGGTATTGCTGCCATCGCGGCCATTTCTTGTTTGGAATAGGGCGGAGCTTGTTCTGCTAAGATGACCAGTACAGGCACAGGTGACGATCGCAGTAGTGTGATGAATTCCTGGCGATCGCTCACTGGATCAAGTCCACCGGTGACAAAGGCCGCAGGGGCAAATCGCGCCCCAGACTGTCGAGTAATCTGCTGCTTCTGCTCAATAAACTCTGGTGTGAGGCGTAACTGATCTGCGTAAACATGTCGCCCATACATGAAACGTAGAAAGCCCTTGGTTGTATTTGCTTGATAGAGCGCTTGACCCACAATCGGGAATCTGACTAGTTGTCTGACGGC encodes:
- a CDS encoding AAA family ATPase — translated: MIIPVDAMAVIPGYNLTEQLYAGSRTVVYRGIRAADQKSVVIKLLNREYPTFSELLQFHNQYTITKDLDFSGIVCPLSLEIYRNAYALVMPDFGGLSLREYLRNQKLGLQEFLIIALQMCDILHYLYQNRVIHKDIKPANILINPKTHEIKLIDFSIASLLPKETQTLINPNILEGTLAYLSPEQTGRMNRGIDYRSDFYSLGVTFFELLTGELPFKSEDLMELVHCHIAKMPPSVNSEQIPQVLNHIIQKLMAKNAEDRYQSALGLKHDLEICLSHLTKTGKIVNFDISEWDICDRFIIPEKLYGRETEVEQILAAFERIATVQESSNSCSEFILVAGFSGIGKTAVVNEVHKPIVRQRSYFIKGKFDQFNRNIPFSAFVQVLSDLIGQLLTETDQKLKEWQYKILQALGDNAQVIIDVIPHLEKIIGQQPPVQELSGTTAQHRFNLLLQSFIQIFATKEHPLVIFLDDLQWADSASLQLIKLLMSEVNSGYLLLIGAYRNNEVFPGHPLMLTLEEINQINARVKTINLQTLSESNLNQLVADTLVCTAEASLPLANLIYQKTQGNPFFSTQFLKSLQQDGLIEFNFSQGFWQCDIAQINQRSLTDDVVEFMALQLQKLPSSTQNVLQLAACIGNQFDLKTLGVVSQQSVKLIAANLWQALQAGLILPQSEVYKFYVGQENQSLTDQNAEFVTYKFLHDRVQQAAYSLIPDEEKQATHLQIGRLLLQEISEQKQEEHIFEIVSQLNLGQSLITDIAEKVLLAECNLKASQKALVATAYTSAFDYATSGLELLGESAWDEYYSLTLHLHNLAAEAAYLKGNLDEMERYAKEIQQQAQTLIDIVKIAEVKLEAYTNQGKFTFAIEMALDVLSQLGIHLPKQPVPEEIPAAFPAIALQLNGRSAAELLHLPPMTDPTVLAAMRILIKVGAATYACNPVLFPLVTLKQVELSLQYGNANTSVVGYVGYGLLLCSILEDFSTGYEFGQLALQLCEKLNEKEFYGRTLVLNNYFITFCTHHTQETLAPLQQAYRSGLEAGDLVFAGFAGFTYCLHLYLTGQPLNDLIQNINIYSHGIQQIGQQTALNFIKPCQQSVLNLLGQTTNPIILTGETMDETIMLETLHQSGDQSGLWLLFINKLCLCFLFGEYSQALDVAQQAKQYLGGGAGTLSVTILYFYESLALLATSGDAEIIAANQEILQKKALAAPMNFQHKYDLIKAEQYRVLDQKLEAIELYDRAIAGAKANGYIQEEALANELAAKFYLEWGKETVAQTYMQQAYYCYAHWGAKAKTDDLEKKYPQILPHILQQRRLNLNLQETISNPTIVTYTTQTSSTGFSHNLDFGAILKASRALLSAIQLEELITNLMQVLLQNSGAQKIALILPDQADWIVVSVTTIEDLEESVFSPHPLDSSHDVPIKMIYAVKHTLQSIIIHDITKENTWVADSYIQEYLPKSVVCTPIVNQGKLIGLLYLENSVATEAFTSDRLEILELLCAQAAISLENARLYRDAQNYAQQLEASLAQQQASQVQFRNLADNIPGVVYQFRLASDGAISVPYMSSGCYELYGVDPEDVMAGRQTLYTLHHPEDDPIVAKAIAESAQNMTPFEQEWRIILPSGTVKWIQSKARPERQADGAIIWDGVVIDISDVYDELRLRKLAEAVIKQKSQELEQALSNLQQAQLQMVQNEKMSALGNLVAGVAHEMNNPLGFIVASLKQVKPTLADIFAHLQLYQDMFPEAHTEILDHAAEIDLEYNLEDLPKIIEAMVIACDRLKNISTSLRTFSRADKDYKVKFNVHEGIDSTILILKHRLKANAQRPAIEVITNYGDLPQVNCFPGQLNQVFMNILANAIDALEEVSIGKKFAEIQAHPNYITITTAIVNKSVKISIADNGKGMSEEIKQKIFDHLFTTKSVGKGTGLGLAIARQIVEEIHGGKLSCNSTLGVGTEFIIQIPL
- a CDS encoding alpha/beta fold hydrolase; the protein is MKTKHQFLFEWNQKRYAIAYDTIGQGKPVLLLPPFSTVSSRSEMQGIAEGIAHRYQAVTLDWLGFGESDRPAVNYQPELLQQLLQAFVQQTFSEPVAVIAAGHTAGYVLRMAQQQPQACSCIVLVAPTWRGPLPTMGVPKPLAAAVRQLVRFPIVGQALYQANTTKGFLRFMYGRHVYADQLRLTPEFIEQKQQITRQSGARFAPAAFVTGGLDPVSDRQEFITLLRSSPVPVLVILAEQAPPYSKQEMAAMAAIPDIQSLILPGTLGMYEEYAAEVTEATLPFLDAKTSKKVVS